GCGTCGTCGTCGGCGAAGCGCCGCGCGATCGACTGGAACTCCGGCTGGATGCGCAGGAACGCCTCGACGACGTCCGGATCGAAGTGCGTGCCGCTGCCCTCGGCGATGATCGCCGCCGCCTCCTCGTGCGTCATGCCGTCCTTGTAGACGCGCCGGCTGATCAGCGCGTCGTAGACGTCCGCCAGCGCCATCAGCCGCGCGGACAGCGGGATGGCCTCGCCCCGCAGCCCTTGCGGGTAGCCCGAGCCGTCCCACTTCTCCTGGTGGCAGTAGGCGATGTCCTTGGCCGTGGACAGGAAGGCCACCGGCGTGCCCAGCTGCGACTCGGCCTGCTGGATGGCGTCGCGGCCGAGCGCCGGGTGCGACTTCATGACCTCGAACTCGTCCGGCGTGAAGCGCCCCGGCTTGAGCAGGATGCGGTCGGGGATGCCGATCTTGCCGATGTCGTGCAGCGGCGCCGACTTGAACAGCGTGGCGATGAAGCCCGGCGCGCGCAGCTCGCGGCAGCGCGGGTGGTCCTGCAGCGCCTCGGCCAGCGCCCGCACGTAATGCTGGGTACGGCGGATGTGGTTGCCCGTGTCGCTGTCGCGCGTCTCGGCCAGCGAGGCCATCGCCAGGATGGTGACGTCCTGGATGGCGGCCAGTTCCTCGCTGCGGCGCGCCACCTCGGCCTCCAGGTAGGCGGCCTTGTCGCGCAGGAAATCGGCGCTGGCCTTGAGCTGCAGATGCGTGCGCACGCGCGCCATCACGATGGGCGGGCTGATCGGCTTGGTGATGTAGTCGACAGCGCCCAGCGACAGCCCGCGGGTCTCGTCGGCGACGTCGGACCTGGCCGTCAGGAAGATCACCGGCACGTCGCGTGTCGCCGGATCGGCCTTCAGGCGCCGGCAGACCTCGTGGCCGTCCATGCCGGGCATCATGACGTCCAGCAGGATCAGGTCGGGCCGGGGCTCGGCGCCGGCGATGGCCAGGGCCTTCTCGCCGTGGTTGGCGATCTTCACGCGGTAGCGGTCGCGCAGCAGCTCGCTCATCAGCAGCAGGTTGTCGGGCGTGTCGTCCACGACCAGCACGGTGGCGCCGTCCGACGGATCGGCGGCGTCCCTGCGATCCGCGGCGCCGGCGGCGGAGGTGAGGTCGTTCATGCGGGTCTCCCGGAGGACGCCGCGCGTTCGTCGTCGTTCAGCCAGTCGAGCGCGCCGTCGAAGTCGAAGCGGGCCGCGGAATCCGCCGCGCGACGCAGCAGACGGGCCCGGGCGGTCGGCAGCGGCAGGCGGTCGAGCAGCGCGGTCAGCTCCTGCGCCGCGTCGGTGGCCGAGGAGTCGCTGTCGCGCAGCAGCGCCGTCAGCCGCGCGAGCAGCGCGTCCAGGTGCTCGCGCGAGCCGTCGTCCAGTGTCGGTGCGGCGACTACCGGGGGCGGGGTCGCGGAAACAGTCGCGGACGCGGTCGCGGACGCGGTCGGGGAGAGGGCGGTCGGGGACCAGGAGGGTGAGGAGGGCGCCGACGCCGACGACGCAGCGGACGTCGCCTGCGTCATCGCTTCCCGCGCGAGGTGCCGGCCCAGCGACACCAGCAGCGTCGCCAGCAGCGACTGCGCGCGGATC
This genomic stretch from Mitsuaria sp. 7 harbors:
- a CDS encoding two-component system response regulator is translated as MNDLTSAAGAADRRDAADPSDGATVLVVDDTPDNLLLMSELLRDRYRVKIANHGEKALAIAGAEPRPDLILLDVMMPGMDGHEVCRRLKADPATRDVPVIFLTARSDVADETRGLSLGAVDYITKPISPPIVMARVRTHLQLKASADFLRDKAAYLEAEVARRSEELAAIQDVTILAMASLAETRDSDTGNHIRRTQHYVRALAEALQDHPRCRELRAPGFIATLFKSAPLHDIGKIGIPDRILLKPGRFTPDEFEVMKSHPALGRDAIQQAESQLGTPVAFLSTAKDIAYCHQEKWDGSGYPQGLRGEAIPLSARLMALADVYDALISRRVYKDGMTHEEAAAIIAEGSGTHFDPDVVEAFLRIQPEFQSIARRFADDDASLARKRAWMETVSPPDLTPIGVDRGH